Proteins encoded in a region of the Thermodesulfobacteriota bacterium genome:
- a CDS encoding flavin reductase family protein, translating to MKRSLGARTLVFPTPAWVVGTYDAEGRPNAMTVAWGGICCSHPPCLAVSLRKATHSYASIVERKAFTVSVPSEAYTREVDYFGMASGKDADKFAAAGLTPVRGSLVDAPYVGEFPMVVECRLLHAIEIGGHTQFIGEILDVKADESVLDAEGIADIGKVRPIVYAPDVRSYHGVGPSLGRAFSIGKVFPGPLNPS from the coding sequence ATGAAGAGATCGCTGGGTGCAAGGACCCTCGTTTTCCCCACCCCGGCATGGGTCGTCGGCACATACGACGCGGAAGGGAGACCGAACGCGATGACCGTGGCGTGGGGAGGCATCTGCTGTTCCCACCCGCCGTGCCTCGCCGTTTCTCTGCGGAAGGCCACCCATTCGTACGCGTCGATCGTGGAGCGGAAGGCGTTCACGGTCAGCGTTCCCTCCGAGGCGTACACCCGGGAGGTGGACTACTTCGGCATGGCTTCCGGAAAGGACGCGGACAAGTTCGCCGCGGCCGGGCTTACCCCCGTCCGGGGATCCCTCGTGGACGCGCCGTATGTCGGGGAATTCCCCATGGTCGTGGAGTGCCGTCTCCTCCACGCGATCGAGATCGGAGGACACACGCAGTTCATCGGCGAAATCCTGGACGTCAAGGCGGACGAGTCCGTCCTCGACGCCGAGGGGATCGCGGACATCGGCAAGGTGCGCCCGATCGTGTACGCGCCGGATGTGCGCAGCTATCACGGCGTCGGACCGTCGCTGGGACGGGCGTTCTCGATCGGAAAAGTTTTCCCGGGACCGCTCAATCCTTCTTGA